The Streptomyces sp. WZ-12 genome segment AACAGCACCTTCCACTCCAGCAGCGCCCGGTTCAGCTCCGCCCGCAGCGCGGCGGACAGCGGGCGGGCCAGATCCAGTCCCCTGATCTCCGCCCCGATGGTCGCGGCCAGCGGCACCACCTCGAACAGCTCGTAGGGGCGGTCCGGCCAGTCCTCCGGGGTGCGGCGCAGGATCCGGCGGCCCTCGTAGAGGCCGTCGGCGGGGATGCGGTGCGGGCGCAGGGCGGGGGCGGGAGCGGGGGAGTCGGGGGCGTTGAGGAGCGTCAACGGGTCCTCCTTCGGGCCGAGTTGGGGAAGGGGAGAAGGGTGGGAAAGGAGAAGGGGAGGGTGCGGCGGCACGGGGCGCGCGGGCGTCCGGCGGGAGTGCCGCGGGGTCTCAGACGCCGGGACAGCGGGCCGGCGGGGGCGAGCCCACCCGGCCGCGGCGGCGCAGGAAGCTCAGGCCGCGGGGTGCGCACGCGCCGTGGGGGCCGCGGTCGCGCGGCGCCGCCTCACGGACGAACGGGTGCGTGCACATGGCACGCACCGTACCCCATCCGCGGCCCGGTGCCCACGGGTTCGGGCCACCGGGCCACGAGGCCCGCCCGGTGACGCGGGGCGGACGGGCGCCGGCTCAGTCGTCGATGCCGCTGCGCTCCACCCCCGCCACGATGTACCGCTGGAGCAGCAGGAACACCACCACCAGCGGGACGATCGAGACGCCCGCGGCCACGAACAACTCGTGCAGATTGAGGTTCTGCGCGGTGGTGAACGTGGAGAGCGCCACCTGCACCGTCCAGGCCGACTGGTCCTGGCCGATCACCAGCGGCCACAGGAAGGAGTTCCACGCCCCGATGAAGACGATGGTGCCGACCGCCGCGAACACCGGCCGGGCGTTGGGCACCACGATCCGCCAGTACGTCCGCCAGTACCCCAGGCCGTCCACCCGCGCCGCGTCCTCCAACTCCTTGGGGAAGCCCAGGAAGTACTGGCGGAAGACGAAGCAGGCGAAGGCGCTGAACAGGGTCGGGATGACCAACCCGCGCAGGGTGGAGATCCAGCCGAGTGTGGAGACCAGGACGAAGCTGGGGACGAAGGTCACCGCCGCCGGGACCATCAGCGTGCCCAGGACGGCGTAGAAGACCACCGAGGCGTACCGGTACGGGATGCGGGCCAGGCCGTAGCCGGCCATCGAGGCCAGCACCACCGTGCCGACGGTCGTCGACACCGCGATCACCGCGGAGTTGACCAGCGCCCGGGCCAGCGGCAGATCCGGGTCGGCGAACACCTCGGTCAGGTTGGACCAGTGCACGGTACGCGGCAAGAACGTCCAGTCAGGCGCGGTGATGTCGGACTCGCTCGCCAGGCCGTTGCGGACCAGCAGATAGAACGGGACGAGGAACAGCAGCGCCAGCGCCACCAACAGCACCACGCGCAGCGCCCGTCCGGCCCGGGTCAGGGCATCGTGCACGGCGTCTCACTCCTCCTTGCGGCCGAGTCCGAACCAACGGGCCTGGCCCACCGTCGCCACCGCGATGATCAGGGCCAGGATCACCGCGCCCGCACTGCCCAGCCCGAGGTTCTGGTCCCGGCCGAGCGCGGTGTAGTAGAGGTACACCAGCGGTGGGCGGGCGTACGGGGGGTAACCGCGGGCGTCGCTCAGCAGGTTGTAGAACTCGTCGAACGCCTGGAAGGAGTTGATGACCAGGAGCAGCAGCACCGCCACCGAGGTGGCCCGCAGTTGCGGGAAGGTGAGGTGCCTGAAGACCTGCCAGCCCGGCCGGGCCCCGTCCACCGCCGCCGCCTCGTACAACTGCGGGGAGATCCGCTGGAGTCCGGCCAGGAAGAGGATCATGTAGAAGCCGGCCTGGAGCCAGAGCCGCACGGTGACGATGACCAGCCAGTACCAGGGCGGACTGGTGGTGGACAGCCACGCCACCTGGTCGATCCCGAACCAGCCGAGCACCGTGTTCGCCAGCCCGAAGCGCACCCCGTTGAACAGCGACAGCTTCCAGATCAGCGACGCCACGACGTACGAGCACGCGGTCGGCAGGAAGAACACCGAGCGGAAGAACGCGCGGGCCACCCGCAGCCGGTTGACCATCAGCGCCAGCGCGAGCGACAGCGCGAAGGTGGCCGGCACGATGAACGCGGTGAACAGCAGGAAGGTGCCCAGGCTGCCGAGGAACGCGTCGTCGCCCAGCATCGCGGCGTAGTTGTCCAGGCCGATGAAGTGCGTCGGGTTCACCGTGTTGTGCGCGTCGAAGAAGCTGAGGTAGACGCTCCACGCCAGCGGTACGTAGGTGAACAGGCCCAGCCCGACCGCGAACGGCCCGACGAACACCCAGAACCACAGATTCCGCCGCTGCGGGCCGAGCAGCCGGGCCGTCAGCGCGCTCACGTGTTCTTGACCCGGGCCAGCTCGGCCCCGACCTTCCGCAGCACCGCCCGCAACTCGGTCTCCGGATGCGCCCCGTCCTTGATGATCCGGCTCAGCGCGTCCTGGTAGGCGTTGCGGTCCGCGCTGGTCCACAACAGCGGCTCGGCGTAGCCGTGTTCGGTCGCCAGCCGCACCGCCTCGGCCGCCGGCCCCTGCCGGAGCTGCCGGGCCCGCTTCGCCAGGGAGAGCCGGGCCGGGATGTGGAACCCGTAGGACAGCGCGAAGTCCTGCTGGAAGTCGGTCCGGTCGATCCACAGCCACTTGGCGAACGCCTTGGCCGCCGCCGGGTCCTTGCTGCGGGCGTTCACCGCGGACGCGTAGGCGCCCACCGGGACGGTCGGCTTCCCCGCAGGGCCGTCCTTCGGGAACGGCAGCACCCCGAAGTCGTCGCCCAGCGCCCTGGTGATCTGCGGCAGCGCCCACAGGCCCGACCACTGCATGGCGGTCAGCCCCTGGACGAAGGCCGCCGGGTCGGACCAGTCGGTGGGCGCGCCCAGCAGCAGCGACCTGTCCGCGTACAACTGCCGGATCTTCGCCAACACCCGGGCCGCGGCCGGATCGTCGAACCCCGGCTTGCCGTCCTCGGTGATCAGGCTCAGCCCCGCGGCGAACAGCGGTGTCCCGCTGAGCACCCCGGCGCCGCCGTCGTTGCCGAGGAACAGCCCCTTCACCTTGCCGGTGGTCAACTTCCCGGCCGCGTCCACCAGTTCGTCGACGCTCTGCGGCGGCTGTACGCCGGCCTCCTTGAGCAGGCTCTTGCGGTAGTAGAGCACCTGGGTGTCGACGGTCTGCGGGATGCCCCAGATCTTGTCCCGCCAGATCTTCGGCGCCAGCACCGCCGGGTTGAAGTCGTCCTTCACCGGCGCGACGAGGTCGGTCAGGTCCGCCACCTGACCTCCCTGGATCTGCTCCAGCAGCGGGCCGTTGACCTCGAAGACGTCGGGGCCCGAGTCGGTGAGCAGCGCGGCGGCGGTCTGCCGGTCGTAGTCGCCCGGCCGCCACTGGACGCTGACGTTCGCCTTCTTGTACGCGGCGGCGTAACGCCGCACCGCCTGTTGGGCGCCGGGTTCGCCGTACTGGTGGTACCACTGCGCTAGCGCTGGGCCCGAACCGGTGTTGTTGCGCCCGGTGTTGGTGCCGCAGGCCGTGGCCGTCGCGCCGGCCAGTGCGAGGCCGCCTGCGGCGGCGAGGAGCCGTCTTCTGCCGATCACCGTCATGGGACGTAACTTTGCCGGATCGCGGCGGCGTGAACCCCCACGTTTTGGGTTTGCTTCCCACGTTGTTGGCTCTCCCGCCGTGGCGGCTGATGCCGTGGCGGCTGATGCCGCAGGTCCCGTACGTCGTCGGCTTCCCCGCCGTGGTGGGGTTTCCGCCTTCGGCGGAGGGGTGTGTTGGGCGGGGGCGTCTGGTGGGTCTGTGGTGGCGGGTGCGGTCCTCCGGGGGCGGGTTTTCGGACTGCTTCGCTTGACGTCCGAAAACCCCGCCCCCTCCGGCCCGCCCCCTCCCGTCGGTGGACGCGCCTCCGCCCGGTGGGGGAGAGGGGAGGGCGGGGTGGGGGTGGGGAAAACCGTTCGTCCGCGGGGCGTTGGGGCTGTCACCCTTACGGGATGGGGATGTACGAGGTGGAGGGCGAGGCGCTGCTTCTCGGGGGGCGGGCCGGGGTCGGGAAGACGTCGGTGGCGTGGGAGGTCTCGGCACTGTTGCGGGGGGCGGGGGTGGGGCACGCCGTGGTGGAGGGGGACTTCATGGGGCAGATCCACCCGGCGCCGGAGGGCGATCCGTCGCGCTCTGCGATCACCGAGCGCAACTTGGCGGCGGTGTGGGCGAATTACGCCCGGGTCGGCTGTCGGCGGCTGCTCTACACCAACACCGTGAGCGTGCTGCCGGAGAGCGCGGGGATGTTCGAGCGGGCGATGGGGCCCGGGGTGCGGATCGTCCGGGTGCTGCTCACCGCCACGGACGCCACCACCAAGGCGCGGCTCACCGGCCGGGAACGTGGCTCGGAGCTCGCCCAGGAGTTGGCCAACAGCGCCCGCAAGGCCCGGATGTTGGATGCGCGGGTGGCCGATGACGTGCTGCGGGTGCCCACTGATGGGCGGTCCGTGCCGGCGGTCGCGGCGGATGTGGTCGCCGCGGTGGGTTGGGTCTGACCCCACGTTGTTGGCTCTCCCGCCGTGGCGGCTGACGCCGCAGGTCCCGTACGTCGTCGGCTGCCCCGCCGCGGGGGTTGCTGTTCTCCGCCTTCGGCGGAGGGGTGTGTTGGGCGGCGGCGCCCCGCTGGGTGGTGGGTGGCGGGTGCGGTCCTCCGGGGGCGGGGTTTTCGGACTGCTTCGCTTTACGTCCGAAAACCCCGCCCCCTCCGGCCCGCCCCCTCCCGTTGGGTGGGCGCCTCCGCCCGGTGGGGGTGAGAGGAGAGGGGGCGGAGTGGGGTGCTGTCTGTATCCCTGCTTCCGCCGGAGGGGGGAGCAGGAATCGGGGTGGTGCTTGTACCTCTTCTCCTACCGGGGCGGGGTCCCGTCCACGTGCGGGAGGGGGCGGTGCCGGAGGGGTGGGTGTTTCGGACGTAAAGCGAAGCAGTCCGAAACACCCACCCCGGAGGCACCGAACCCGGCACCCACCACCCAGCGGGGCACCCCGCCCCAACAACCCTTCCGCCGAAGGCGGAAACCCCACCACGGCGGGGAAGCCGACGACGTACGGGACCTGCGGCATCAGCCGCCACGGCGGGGCAGCCGGCAACGTACGGGACCGTACCTTCGGCGTCAGCTCAGGCGGAAACGAAGGCGACAGATCGCCGCATCCGTGTCGCGCCGCACCGCATGCGCCAGCACCGCGCCGCGCTGGTTCTGGAGGACCCGCTGCCACAGGTGGGCCGGTTCGACCTCGGGGATCAGGACGGTGATGCGGGCGTCGGGGCGGCGGTCCGTCAGGTCCTGGACGTAGGAGGTGATCGGGCGGCCCAAGGAGCGTGTGGGGGAGGGGAGTTCGAGGAGGTCGACGCCCGGGTTCCAGAGTTCCCAGTCGCGGCGGAGCGCCTCCGTGGCGGGGCGGTCGTCGGGGGTGCCGTAGGTGACGGTGACCGCGATGACCTCGTCGCCGAGGGAGACCGCCGCGTTGAGTGCCTCGCCCGTCAGGCGGGACAGGTGCGAGACGGGCACGACGACGAGGGACTGGGCGCGCCGCGGCGGTTCGGGGACCCGGCCCAGGGCGACGCTGTCGCCGATCCGCCCGTACGCCCGGTGGACGGCCTCGAAGGCGAGGACCAGCAGCGGCAGCGCGATCACGACCAGCC includes the following:
- a CDS encoding carbohydrate ABC transporter permease, with the translated sequence MHDALTRAGRALRVVLLVALALLFLVPFYLLVRNGLASESDITAPDWTFLPRTVHWSNLTEVFADPDLPLARALVNSAVIAVSTTVGTVVLASMAGYGLARIPYRYASVVFYAVLGTLMVPAAVTFVPSFVLVSTLGWISTLRGLVIPTLFSAFACFVFRQYFLGFPKELEDAARVDGLGYWRTYWRIVVPNARPVFAAVGTIVFIGAWNSFLWPLVIGQDQSAWTVQVALSTFTTAQNLNLHELFVAAGVSIVPLVVVFLLLQRYIVAGVERSGIDD
- a CDS encoding carbohydrate ABC transporter permease; translation: MSALTARLLGPQRRNLWFWVFVGPFAVGLGLFTYVPLAWSVYLSFFDAHNTVNPTHFIGLDNYAAMLGDDAFLGSLGTFLLFTAFIVPATFALSLALALMVNRLRVARAFFRSVFFLPTACSYVVASLIWKLSLFNGVRFGLANTVLGWFGIDQVAWLSTTSPPWYWLVIVTVRLWLQAGFYMILFLAGLQRISPQLYEAAAVDGARPGWQVFRHLTFPQLRATSVAVLLLLVINSFQAFDEFYNLLSDARGYPPYARPPLVYLYYTALGRDQNLGLGSAGAVILALIIAVATVGQARWFGLGRKEE
- a CDS encoding ABC transporter substrate-binding protein; translation: MTVIGRRRLLAAAGGLALAGATATACGTNTGRNNTGSGPALAQWYHQYGEPGAQQAVRRYAAAYKKANVSVQWRPGDYDRQTAAALLTDSGPDVFEVNGPLLEQIQGGQVADLTDLVAPVKDDFNPAVLAPKIWRDKIWGIPQTVDTQVLYYRKSLLKEAGVQPPQSVDELVDAAGKLTTGKVKGLFLGNDGGAGVLSGTPLFAAGLSLITEDGKPGFDDPAAARVLAKIRQLYADRSLLLGAPTDWSDPAAFVQGLTAMQWSGLWALPQITRALGDDFGVLPFPKDGPAGKPTVPVGAYASAVNARSKDPAAAKAFAKWLWIDRTDFQQDFALSYGFHIPARLSLAKRARQLRQGPAAEAVRLATEHGYAEPLLWTSADRNAYQDALSRIIKDGAHPETELRAVLRKVGAELARVKNT